One Phosphitispora fastidiosa genomic window carries:
- a CDS encoding glycoside hydrolase family 130 protein, with translation MMTNPIVKRYQDNPILTKKDIPYPVHTVHNAGVAKHNGKYYMLFRSHLDTGRSIIGLAESDDGYKFKAHDKPFLIPAKDGFFKEYEAHGVEDPRIACIEGEYYITYSAYSKHGVRIGLAKTNDFKSIEKISLITEADYRNTVLFPKKINGRYVRLDRPHSEISPWSIWISYSKDLIYWGESELIMKPEPYHWDEMKIGPGATPIETDKGWLSIYHGVFPTMAGSVYRLGVALHDLENPARILGVSDSWILQPEDPWEVTGYVNNVVFTCGAVPENDGTVKIYWGGADSVMCVGTAKIDDLINCCLNNARPPIPV, from the coding sequence TATTCCTTATCCTGTACACACTGTGCACAATGCAGGTGTAGCGAAACATAACGGTAAATATTACATGCTTTTCAGGTCACACCTGGATACCGGACGCTCTATAATAGGTTTGGCTGAGAGTGATGATGGGTATAAATTCAAAGCACATGATAAGCCATTTCTCATCCCTGCAAAAGATGGATTTTTCAAGGAATACGAAGCACATGGTGTTGAAGACCCTCGTATTGCTTGTATAGAAGGTGAATATTATATAACATACAGCGCTTACTCAAAGCACGGAGTAAGAATAGGACTGGCAAAAACCAATGACTTTAAATCAATTGAAAAAATATCCTTGATTACCGAAGCTGACTATCGAAATACCGTCCTTTTCCCTAAAAAAATAAATGGACGATATGTAAGACTGGATAGACCACACTCTGAAATCTCACCCTGGTCAATATGGATCAGCTATTCAAAGGACTTAATATACTGGGGTGAATCTGAACTAATTATGAAACCTGAGCCTTATCATTGGGATGAAATGAAAATCGGTCCAGGGGCAACTCCTATAGAAACAGATAAAGGATGGCTATCAATATACCATGGTGTTTTCCCCACTATGGCCGGTTCAGTTTACAGATTAGGTGTTGCCTTGCACGACCTCGAAAATCCTGCCAGAATACTTGGCGTTAGTGACAGTTGGATTTTACAGCCTGAAGACCCATGGGAAGTAACCGGTTACGTTAATAATGTTGTATTTACATGTGGCGCTGTTCCTGAAAATGACGGGACAGTTAAAATATATTGGGGAGGCGCTGATTCAGTGATGTGTGTTGGAACCGCCAAAATTGATGATCTCATAAACTGCTGCCTGAATAATGCCAGGCCGCCAATACCTGTTTAA